The sequence TTTCTTCCATGAATTTAACTGCGCCGTTTATTATATTGTGATGCAAATTTGCTCCTATTATTCTATATTATTTGGCAATACCGGCCTAGCTAATAGATAGCCTTGTGCATAGTCTATGCCTAGATTTTTGATAATCTCTAAAATTTGTGGAGTAGAGACAAACTCAGCCACGGTTTCATATCCTTGACGCTTAGCAAAATCTACAATCGTCATTACCACGCTTTGAGCATTTTTGTCAAATGGTAATTTAGATATGATGGAGCCATCTATTTTGATATAATCTATATTTAATTCAAGCATTCTATAGTAGTTAGAATACCCACTACCAAAGTCATCAAGACTAAGTTTACAGCCATAATTTTTAATCTCTTGAATAATTGGGTTTATAGCATCATAATCATCAACCCCTTCACTCTCTAAAATCTCAATGGTAAGATTTTGTGGATTAGAACAGCTATCTAGCTTTTGAATAAATAAATTTTTGACTGGTTCATTCATCATATCTACACTTGAGAGATTGATAGAAAATCTCTTTTTATCCCCAAATCTCTCTAAAAGTTCAAAAGCACGATTGATAACTTGCTTGGTAAGTGCTAGATATAGCGATGTTAGCTTGGCCACACTTAAAAACTCATTTGGATAGTGAATTTGATTTTGTTGATCTAAAATACGAATTAAAATCTCATATGAGCTAATTTTTGGTTTATTTTCTCTAATATCAAATATTCCTTGACACTCGACAATTACTCTATTTTCATTTAAGGCGTATTGAATTAGTCGTGTAATGGTGGCGTTTTTTTGATAGTTTTTCTCTATTGGGTTATCGTGATTATAAAAGCTAAAACTTAAATCTTTATCCTTAGCATCTTGAGCAGCTAAAATAGCTTGAGTTAGTCTATTTAAATTTGGCTTATCTTCATTTGAGCTAATACCAATGGTAATAGAAATATTTGGTAAAATCTCAAATCCGCCCTCAGTCTGAATGGTGATATTTTTGGATTTGAAATATTCTAAAAGATATTTTATATCTTTTTTGATATTATCGCCTTTATACCAGATACAAAACTCATCAAGTTGCATTCTATATGCCATAGCGTCGATTTTATAAGTGCTAATAGCTAGTTTGATAGAGTTGGCAATTGCTACAAATATTAAATCAATTAAATCTGAGCGGTAAAAAAATCTTAAATTTACAAAATCTGTAATCATTAGATAAATTAGTGTGCCATTTTGGTTGGCTTTGATAGCATCATTGAGTGAGGTTAAATTTCTTAATCCTGTGAGATTATCAATATTTGAACTCTCTTGTAGTTGAGCGTTTTTAAAGTTTAATTCCTTACTAGTTAATCTCTCTTTTGTGATATCACGTTTTAGGATTATAGCTCCACTAATATCATTAAATTCATCTAACATTGGTATCGCAACTATATTTTCGTAGATAAGAATTCCATCTTTTGATTTGCTCACAAATTCGTTATATGTTTTAACATCTTTGCTTTGGCAAATTTCATCAAATATATCAGTTCCTTGCATATTCATATTTAATGCACTTAGCTCTTGATTTATAATATCTTCTTGGCTAAAACTGCTTGAATTTATAAATGAATTATTTACACTTGATATTCTTCCAAATTTGTCTAAGATTATTATTTGATTTGGGTTGCTATCAATAAGATAGGCAAGCTGCTTTAGCTTAGCTTTATTACTGCGATTTTGATTGCTTAAAATCCCATTTTTAGTCAAAGCTAAAAATGCTACAACTAGTAAAAATGCTGAACATGTAATAAGCGCATATAAAGCAGAGTTAAAATGCTCTATTGAGTGATTTAGGAGTTGGTCAATTTTGCTTTCAATTTTTAGTGCTTTGTTTTGGATTTTAAGGTTTGGAATAGTGATTAAGTTATCATTTACATGCTGAATTTTGATTAAAAATTCATAATCAAACTGCTCCCTTGGCTCGTTAATTAGCTTGGTTAGATACCTATCAAACTCATCTCTATTAAAATCAGATATAAATCTTGAGTTGATTAACAAAGCATAAGCTTGTGCCATTTGTTTAAAATCTATAGTATTTGGTAGTTCTTTGTTTAGCTCAAATAGACTTTTAGAGATATCTTGACGGATTATATAATAATTTCTAATGATATCATTTCTGGTTTTTAATCTGCTTTTTAATGTGTCTAAAAGTTCAACATGTTCAACATTATAAAATAGTTTTGTAATAACAAAATTTGAGCTGATTTTATCCATTAAAGTGTTGATTTCATTAATACTATTTTCGGTATTTTCAATTGTCGTATGGATATTTTGGAGGTCAATTTGCAGATACAATTCCTCATTTAAGCGCTTTAATTCAGCAAAATCATATAATCGCTCATTTGTTTTTAATAAAATTTGCCCAGTTGATATGATAAAATAAAGGCATACCAAGACAAAAAATATCAATACAATTCTTATAATATTAGTTTT is a genomic window of Campylobacter devanensis containing:
- a CDS encoding sensor domain-containing phosphodiesterase, whose amino-acid sequence is MKANILKTNIIRIVLIFFVLVCLYFIISTGQILLKTNERLYDFAELKRLNEELYLQIDLQNIHTTIENTENSINEINTLMDKISSNFVITKLFYNVEHVELLDTLKSRLKTRNDIIRNYYIIRQDISKSLFELNKELPNTIDFKQMAQAYALLINSRFISDFNRDEFDRYLTKLINEPREQFDYEFLIKIQHVNDNLITIPNLKIQNKALKIESKIDQLLNHSIEHFNSALYALITCSAFLLVVAFLALTKNGILSNQNRSNKAKLKQLAYLIDSNPNQIIILDKFGRISSVNNSFINSSSFSQEDIINQELSALNMNMQGTDIFDEICQSKDVKTYNEFVSKSKDGILIYENIVAIPMLDEFNDISGAIILKRDITKERLTSKELNFKNAQLQESSNIDNLTGLRNLTSLNDAIKANQNGTLIYLMITDFVNLRFFYRSDLIDLIFVAIANSIKLAISTYKIDAMAYRMQLDEFCIWYKGDNIKKDIKYLLEYFKSKNITIQTEGGFEILPNISITIGISSNEDKPNLNRLTQAILAAQDAKDKDLSFSFYNHDNPIEKNYQKNATITRLIQYALNENRVIVECQGIFDIRENKPKISSYEILIRILDQQNQIHYPNEFLSVAKLTSLYLALTKQVINRAFELLERFGDKKRFSINLSSVDMMNEPVKNLFIQKLDSCSNPQNLTIEILESEGVDDYDAINPIIQEIKNYGCKLSLDDFGSGYSNYYRMLELNIDYIKIDGSIISKLPFDKNAQSVVMTIVDFAKRQGYETVAEFVSTPQILEIIKNLGIDYAQGYLLARPVLPNNIE